DNA sequence from the Nocardia sp. BMG111209 genome:
CCCCGCCCGCGTCGCCAGCGATCCAGCAGTTCCGGCGCGGGGGCCGCGGCGAATTCGACGGCGGCCTCGTCGACGAAGGTGCCGGCGCGCGGTTGCGCGGCGCGGACCAGTTCGGCGAAGCGGGCGGCATCGGTGGCGGCCAGGATCGCGATCTCGTCGGTCCAGGTGAGGTGGCCGATCTGATGGGCGATGGTCCAGCCCGGCGCCGGGGTCGGCCGCGCCCAGTCCGCGGGCGGCAGGTCGCGCACGAGCCGGTCCAGTTCGGCGCTCTCGGCGGTCAGATCACCGAGCAGCGTCTCGAGTTCGGCCATGGCCTCAGCATCGCAGAACCGTCCGGAAAAATGCAAGCACGCGTGCTTGTATTACCCGGCGGCCGTTCAGTCCAGTGCGCCACGGCGGCGCCGGATCGGCTGCGGCCGCCGGATGCCGCGGAAGCGCTGCAGAATATGCGGCCGCCGGAGTTCCCGGGCGAACCATTCGCCGAGGGTCACACCCGCGGCCAGCGCGCAGCCGACCGAGAAGGCGCCGAACAACTGGCTGAATCCGTTGAGCAGATCGCTGTTCAACAGGGCCGCGAGGCCGCGGTACACCCGCAGGCCCGGCAGCAGCGGCACGATACCGGCCATCGCCACCACCAGCGGCGGCGTCAGTGCGCGGCGGGCCATCAGGCCGCCGGCCAGGCCGACCACGGTGGCGGCGAACCCGGTACTCACCACCGGCCCGAAACCGATCTGCGGGCCGAGCAGGTAACACACGGTCGCGGCCGCGCCGCTGAGCCCGGCCACCAGCAGCGCCTGCCGTTCCGCGTAACAGGCCAGCGCGAACGCCGCCGCGGCGACCGCACCGGCGACGATCTTCAGCGGCAGATTGGTGACGTCCCGGGCCGGGGTCATGATGATCGGCGGCGCCACCGCGTGCAGCAGATCGGCCACCCGCAGTGTCAGCGCGATACCGGCGATGATGCCGCCGGTCAGCATCATCACCTCGAGCATGCGCGCCGCCGCGGTGATCGGCGCCCCGGTGATGGCGTCCTCGACCGAGCCGACCAGTTGCGCCCCACTGAGCAGCGCCGTGATCCCGGCGGCGATGATCAGCGACGGGTTGACGTCCAGTCGCCCGGCGAAGGTCGACAGCAGGACCGCCGGCGTCGCCGCGATCACCCCGCCGATCACGTTCTGGAAGAAGAACGGCATCCGCCGCTGGTTGAGGACGCGGTTGGCGCGGTAGATCAGCATGGTGGTCGCGAAGCTGACCGCTGCGACCAGCACATCGCCGCCCAGCAACAGGGCGATCGAGGCCGCCAGCAGGGCCCAGCCGCTCGCCGCCACCCAGCGGCTGTAGGGGTGCGGGGCGGTGACGATCGAGTTCAGGGTGGCGCGCGCGTCCTCCACCGGGACCAGTTCGCGCCGCACCCGCCGGGTGAACCGGTCCACCGCGGCGAGCCGGGTGAAGTCCAGGGATCGGTAGTGCACCACCCGCATGGTGCTGGCCGGCGGCATGGTGGGCCCGCGGTCGGCCGAGATGCGGATGGAGTTGTAGGTGACGTCGATATCGCAGTGCGCCAGGCCGTAGGTGGCCGCCATGAATTCGATCCGGGTGCTGGTGTCCATCACCGCCGTCCCGGCCGACAGCGCCACCTCGCCGACCTGTTCGGCCAGTTCCAGCACCTCGGTGACGCGCGCGTCGTCGGCGAGGTCGATGGGCTGGACCGGCGCCGGCGCCTCGACGACCGCGTCCACGGTCGCCTTGCGGTCGGCGACCAGCCGGGCGGCCAGCCCGGTGACCGCCCGCCGCAGCGGTCCCCGCGGCCGGGCCGGCACGGGAACCCCGGCCTCCCATCCGGAGTCGAGGCCGACCGGCTCGTTCCTCGAGAATTCGCTCATCCGCACACCTCCTGTCCGCACCGCAGTGTCCGGGACGACCCGCGACCCGGCCGGTGCAGTGGACCGTCGCCACCATGGAGCGAGTGCCCGGCGGTTGCGGTGCCCACACCGTCCGGATTTCACCGTCCGGCGCGCGAATAATCCTCGACGGTCATCGAGTTGTAGAGGCGCGCACTCCCGGTCGTGAGCCGCAACAGCGCGCGACCGGCCCAGGTGGGCAGCGCCGATACCAGCCGGGCGCCCTGGGCCAGCCCGGTCACGCCGAGGCGCGAGGTGGGGATCAGGGTTTTCGCGGCGCTGAGCGCGGCCGCGTGACTGCCGCGCACATGCTCGGCCATCGCCCGCTCGTACGCCGGGAAGGCGATCTCGTGATCGCCGCCGGCCCGGACCAGCTCCCCGGCCAGCACGTACGCGCCGACGACGGCCAGGGTGGTGCTGCCGCCGACGGCCGGTCCGGGGCAGTACGCCGCATCGCCGACGAGCGTCACCCGCCCCCGCGACCAGGTGTCCATGCGGAGCTGGGTGATCGAGTCGAAGTAGAAGGCCGGGGTCCGGTCCAGTTCGGCCACCCAGTCCGCCACCTCGGCGTCGAATCCCCGGAACGCGGTGCGCAGCAACTCCTTCTGCCGATCCACGTCGCGGTGGTCGTAGTCGAGTTGCTGCTCGCCGCGGAACAGGAACAGCACCCGCGCGTCGTCGAGGTGCCGCGCGCCGTACATCCCCGCGGTCCGGCCGACCCCGGAGTGGATGACCAGTTCGCCGTCGAGCCCGGCGGTGTTCGGTAGCGACAGCACCCCCAGATGGGCGCCGGTGAAGGTGGCGAACCGGGACTCGTCCCCGAAGACGAGCCGGCGCACGGTCGAATGCAACCCGTCCGCGCCGACGACGAGGTCGAAGCGCCGGGACGCGGTCCGCTCGAACGACACCGGCCCGTCCGGCGCGATCGCGGTGATCGAGTCGCCGAAGATGTACTCGACGTCGTCGCGGGTGGCGTCGTGGTAGATCTCGCTGAGATCGTCCCGCATGACCTCGGCGTGCCGGGCCGACGCGGCGCCGAAGACCTTGGTGAGGTCGACCCGGACCGGCCGCGGCACCCCCTCCCGGTACAGGGACAGCCGGCTGGTGCCGGTGGCCCGCTGCTCGATTCGGGGGAGCACGCCCATCTGCTCCGAGATGTCCATCGCGGGCCGGAACAGATCGACGGCGTGCCCACCGGTCCGCCGCGGGCTCGGCGCTCGTTCGACCACGGTGACGGACCAGCCCTGCCGGGCCAGCCAGTACGCCAGTACGGGACCGGCGACACCGGCGCCGGAGACGAGAATCCGCATCAGAGTTCTCCTTACTTAACGATAAGTAAGACTAACACGGCCGCTTACCGATCGGTAAGTAAGATAAGGTGACGCCATGCCCCGCCCCTCCGACACCAAACAGCGGATCCAGGACGTCGCCCGCGAGCTGTTCGCGCGGCAGGGTGTGCAGCGGACCAGCCTGCAGGAGATCGCCGATCGGCTGGGCATCACCAAACCCGCGCTCTACTACCACTTCTCGTCACGCGAGGAACTGGTCCGCAGCATCGTGGCGCCGATGATCGACGACGAGGAGGCCTTCCTCACCGAGCAGGAGGCGCGGCCCGAGGTCGATCCTCGCGCGCTGCTGGCGGGCTACTTCGACTTCCACTACCGCCACCGCGCCGAGGTCCTGCTGATGCTGAGCGAACTCACCACGCTCGCCGACCTGGGCCTGATCGATCTGGTGATGGCGTGGCGGCGGCGGCTCGCGGCGCTGCTGTACGGCCCCGAACCCACCCTGGCCCAGGCCACCCGCGCCGCCTTCGCCTTCGGCGGCATCCAGGACTGCACGATCCAGTTCCCGGACACCCCGGCGGCAGATCTGCGCCGGGCCACCCTGGATGCCGCGTACGCCGCCCTCGGCCTGGAGCCGTGAGCGAAAAGCGAAGTGCCACAGGGTCCGTCGAGGACCCCGTGGCACAGGTGGAAGGATCCGATCACGCCGCGTCGAGGGCGGCGGTGATCTTGCGGGCCATCTCGGTGGCGGCCGGGCCGGGCCGATCCTGGTGGATCCGGGCGGCGTCGACCGCGATCACGATGGTGCTCCGGAAGTTCTCGGCCTCCGCCGGATCCTGCGCGGCGAGCAGGCGCATCGACTCGGTCAGGGCGGGCAGCACCCGGTCGGCCAGCGCGGCAACGGATTTCCCGCCGAGCGGCACCGCCCCGCGCCGCTGCGAGAGCACATGGCCGACCACGCCGGTGGCGGAGGTCAGGGCGACGCAGCCGTCGGTGGCGACCCGGTGCGCCTTCGGGCCGGCGGCCGCCAGCAGCGAGACCGCGCCGTAGGCGGCGGTACGCAGGGTCAGCTTGTCCCGGTCGGTGAGGGTGATCGTGTTGTTCGTCATGGCAGCAACATTCGGCGTCCGCGCTGACAGTCGGCTGTCACGCCGTTGACACCGCGTCCGTCCGCGCTGACGGCGGCGTGACAGGGGCGTGACAGGCCGGCCGCCGAAAGTCGTCGGCATGAGCAATTCGGCGATCGCGGTCTCGGGACTGCGGAAGAAGTACGGGGACAAGGTCGTACTCGACGGCATCGACCTCGAGGTCGGCGCGGGGACGGTCTTCTCTCTGCTCGGACCCAACGGTGCGGGCAAGACGACGACGGTGAACGTGCTGAGCACGTTGACGAAGGCGGACGGCGGATCGGTGCGGGTCGCGGGCCACGACGTCGCGACGGAGGCGAAGGCGGTGCGCGCCGCGATCGGCGTCACCGGCCAGTTCGCGGCGGTGGACGAGCTGCTGACCGGGCAGGAGAACCTGCAGTTGATGGTCGACCTGCACGGCCGGTCCGGCCGGGACGGCAAGCGGATCGTCGCGGAACTGCTGGCACGCTTCGATCTCGCCGAGGCGGCGAAGAAGTCCGCGGCCACCTACTCCGGCGGTATGCGCCGCAAACTCGATCTGGCGATGACGCTGGTCGGCGACCCGCGGATCATCTTCCTGGACGAGCCGACCACGGGCCTGGACCCGCGCAGCCGGCGCACGATGTGGTCGATCGTCCGCGATCTGGTGGCCGACGGCGTGACCATCTTCCTCACCACGCAGTACCTCGAGGAGGCCGATCAGCTCGCCGACCACATCGCGGTGCTGGATCAGGGCCGCCTGGTCGCCACGGGCACTCCCGGCGAGCTCAAGCGCCGGATCCCGGGCACCCACGTCCGGCTGCGCTTCGCCGATATCGCCGAACTCGACGCGGCCGCACGGGTTCTCCCCGACGGCACCCGCGACGACGAGGCGCTGACGCTGCGGGTGCCCGGCGACGGCGGCACGAAATCGCTGCGCGCCCTGCTGGATCGGCTCGGCGAGTACTCGCTCGACGCCGCCGAATTCTCCGTCCACACCCCCGACCTCGACGACGTCTTCCTCGCCCTCACGGGCCACGCCACCCCGGCCGAGCCGGGCAGTACCACGGAGGTATCCGCGAAATGAACTCCCATTCGGTCATGCTGCGCCGCAACTTCCGGCACATCGCCCGCAATCCCACCTCCGTGTTCAACGCGGTCCTGATGCCGATCATCATCATGCTGATGTTCGTCTACATGTTCGGCGACGCCTTCGACGTCGGCGAGCACTACATCGACTACGCGACACCGGGTCTGATGCTGCTCGCGGTCTGCTACGGCCTGGGCGCCACCGCCACCGCGGTCAACTCCGATATGACCAAGGGCATCATCAACCGGTTCAAGGTCATGGACGTCTCCCGCGGCGCGGTGCTCTCCGGACATGTGATCGCCACCGTGCTGACCAACCTGGTCGCCATCGCGGCCCTGACCGGCGTGGCCTTCGCGCTGGGCTTCCGGCCGTCGGCCGGGGTCGCCGACTGGTTCGGCGTGATCGGCATCGTGGTGCTGCTCGGTTTCGCGGCGGGCTGGCTCACGGTCGCCCTGGGCCTGGCGGCGAAGTCGCCCGAGACCGCGGGCCTGGCCTCGGTGCCGCTGGTCATGCTGCCCTTCTTCAGCAGTGCGATCGTGCCGGCGGCGAAGATGGGCCCCGGGCTGCGGCAGTTCGCGCAGTACCAGCCCTTCACCCCGATCATCGAAACCCTGCGCGGGCTGCTCGCCGGCCACCCGAGCACCGGCACCGCGCTGGCCGCGGTGGCCTGGTGCGCCGGGATCGCCGTGGTCGGATATGCCTGGGCCCGTTCGACCTTCAGCAAGCGAGCGTGACCGCGGCCAGCTCCGGCCCGCTCGCCTGCGCACCCGCCCGCATCGCCTCGGTGAACCTCAGGTCACCGAGGCGATGTCGTGCGGTCTGCTCGATCCGCGCCACATCCGGCAGTGAACGGTCCGGCAGGCCGAGGACGGCGGCGCTCGCGCCGAGCAGCCGGACGGCCTGCTCGTCCTGTTCGGCCCGCAGCGCCAGATCCGCGATCCCGACGAGCACCTTGGCGATCAGCGGTGCGTGCCCCGCCTCGGTCGCCGCCGCGAGCGCCGCCGCCCGGTGCGCGCGGGCCGCGTCGAGGTCGCCGGTCAGATAGCCCAGCAGATCGTGACTGGTGGCACGGCCGATCGGCTGTCCCGCCTCGTCACCCAGCAGCGCCGCCGCGATGTCGAGTTGCCGATATGCCCGATCGGCATCGCCCCGCCAGCGCGCGAGTTCCGCCTCCGCCAATGCCAATTCGGCCAGCACGTTCGGCCACGAGACGTCCGCCGCGCAGCGCCGCGCGTCCGCCAGCGCCGCCGCGCTCGCCGCCGAATCGCCTGCCAGCCAGTACAACTGGGCCTGGCGCGACCGCATCGGCACCACATCCTCGACGGCGCCGATCTCCCGGACGATCGCGATCGCCTGTTCGTAGTGCTCGCACGCGCCGGTGAAATCGCCGCGCATGGCGATGCGATTGGCGAGTTCGGTTCGCGCGAACGAGATTCCCCAACGCTCGCCGACCGCACGGAATTCGGTGAGCGCGGTCGCGAGCGCCGTATCCGCCGCCGCATCGCCGCGGCCGAGCTGGATCCGCAGCTTGCCGAATTGCAGCCGGGCCAGCGCCCGCACCCAGGGATCCGGATCCGACAGCAGCGCCTCCCAGGCGGGCAGGATCTCGTCCGGTCCGTGCAGCATGCGTTCGAGCGGGGCGGCGAAACTCAGCAACGGATGCCGGCTGCTGACCCGCAGACTCGCCTCGTACCCGCGGCGGATCCATTCCGCCGCGTCGAACTGATCGCTCTGCGGTCCGGAGGTCACGAACTGCACGGCGTGCGCGTACACCACGGCCCGGATCTCGTCGGGCACCTCACCCGGCAGCGCCGCGGCCGCCAGGACCGATTCGTTGCCCTCGGCCTTGTGCCCGCCGAGCCACCAGTACCAGCCGGCGGCCGCGGCCAGCCGCATCGCCTCCGCCGCCACCCCGGCCGCGAGCGCGCCGCGCATGGCGACGGCGATGTTGTCGTGGTCGGCCGCGAGGACGGCGAGCCAGTCCAGTTGTTCGGCCCGGCGCAGGTGCGGATCCGCGGTCTCGACCAGTTCGGTGAAGTACGCCAGATGTGCGCGACGCGTCCGGTCCGTCTCGCCGGCCTCCGAGAGCCGTTGCGCGGCATACTCTCTGATCGTGCCGAGCATCCGGTAGCGCGGCGCCCGATCCCCCTCGGCCGGTACCAGCGATTTCTCGGTCAGCGCGGTCAGCAGTTCGAGCACCTCCCCCGCCTCGACCCCGTCGCCCGCGCAGACCCGTTCGGCCGCTTCGAGACTCGCGCCACCGGTGAACACCGCGAGCCGGCGCAGCACCGCTCGTTCGGCCTCGCCGAGCAGTTCCCAGCTCCAGTCGATCACCGCGCGCAGGGTGCGGTGCCGGGGCAGTGCGGTCCGGCTGCCGCCGGTCAGCAGCCGGAACCGGTCGTCGAGCCGATCGGCGAGCTGATCCAGGGACATACTGCGCAACCGGGCCGCGGCCAATTCGATGGCCAGCGGCATCCCGTCCAGTGCGCGGCAGACCCGGGCCAGGGTCGCCAGCCCGGCGGCGTCGGTGGCGAGGTCGCTGCGCACCGCGGCGGCCCGGTCCCGCAGCAGCCGCACGGCCGCCGCCGACTCGATCTCCGCGGGCCCCGCGTCCGCGGTCGGCAGGGTCAGCGGCACCACCGGCCACAGCGCCTCACCGGTGATACCGAGCGGTTCCCGGCTGGTGGCGAGGATCCGCAGCCGCCGGCCCTCACCGAGTACGCGATGGGCGAAGGCCGCCGCGGCCTCGATCACATGCTCACAGTTGTCCAGGACGAGCACCATCGCCCGCTCCCGGACCGCGGCGACCACTCGATCCACCGGTCCGCCCTCGGCGGCCGTGCCGAGCAGCGCGTCCCGCAGGCCGAGCGCGGCGAGCGTCGCCTGCGCGACCCCCGATTCTCCGGCGTCCGGCGCGAGGGCCGCGAGTTCGACCATCCAGGCGCCGTCGGGCAGGTCGTCGAGCAGGGTGCGCGCGGTCTCCGCGGCCAGCCGCGTCTTACCCGATCCACCCGGTCCGATCAGCGTGGTGAGCCGATGTTCGGCGCTGAGCTCGCGCACCGCGGCGATATCGGACTCCTTGCCGATATAACTGGTGAGCTCGGCCCGCAGATTCGTCCGCCGGCCCTCCTCCCGCCGGCCCAGTTCCCCGCGCAACAACGCGACATGCAGTTCCGCCAGCTCGGCGGAGGGATCGACACCCAGTTCGTCGGCCAGGATCTCCCGGGTCCGCTCGTACACCCGCAGCGCTTCGGTATCGCGCCCCGAGGCGACCAGCGCTCGCATCAACGCGCCGACCAGCCGTTCCCGCACCGGATGCGCCGCCACCAGATCGGTCAGCTCGGTGACCAGGCCCGCGCCGTGACCGAGGGCGATCTCCGCGTCGAACCGATCCTCGGTGGCGGCCAGCCGCAACCCCTCGAGCCGGGTGATGGCGGCATCGAAGGCCGCACTCTCCTGCAACCCGACGTCCTGGAGCGGCGCACCCCGCCACAGCCCGAGCGCCTCCCGCAGCAGCGGCAGCCGTCGCGAATCCTCGTCGTCACGGGCCCGCGCCACGAGCCGTTCGAACCGCACCGCATCGACGTCCTCGGGTTCCACCCTCAGCCGATATCCGTCCGCCTGGCCCTCGATCACCCCTGCCGGCAACACCTTCCGCAATCGGGAAACCAAACGCTGCAAGGCATTCGCCGCATCCGCCGGTGGATTGTCGCCCCAGATCCAGTCCACGAGCGTCGCCCGCGGCACCGCCCGCCCCGGCTCCAGCGCCAGCGCGATCAGCAGTCCCCGCAGTCGCGCACCCGGCACATCGGCGAGAACCCCGTCTTCCCCGCGTATCTCGAATGGTCCGAGTAGCCCGATCTGCATTCGGCCGATCATGCCACGCGCATGTTCGCGGTGGGCGAACATGTCTGCGGAACATCGGGGGAAGGGGCGGGGTTGAGTAGGTATCGC
Encoded proteins:
- a CDS encoding threonine/serine exporter ThrE family protein, producing the protein MSEFSRNEPVGLDSGWEAGVPVPARPRGPLRRAVTGLAARLVADRKATVDAVVEAPAPVQPIDLADDARVTEVLELAEQVGEVALSAGTAVMDTSTRIEFMAATYGLAHCDIDVTYNSIRISADRGPTMPPASTMRVVHYRSLDFTRLAAVDRFTRRVRRELVPVEDARATLNSIVTAPHPYSRWVAASGWALLAASIALLLGGDVLVAAVSFATTMLIYRANRVLNQRRMPFFFQNVIGGVIAATPAVLLSTFAGRLDVNPSLIIAAGITALLSGAQLVGSVEDAITGAPITAAARMLEVMMLTGGIIAGIALTLRVADLLHAVAPPIIMTPARDVTNLPLKIVAGAVAAAAFALACYAERQALLVAGLSGAAATVCYLLGPQIGFGPVVSTGFAATVVGLAGGLMARRALTPPLVVAMAGIVPLLPGLRVYRGLAALLNSDLLNGFSQLFGAFSVGCALAAGVTLGEWFARELRRPHILQRFRGIRRPQPIRRRRGALD
- a CDS encoding FAD-dependent oxidoreductase, whose protein sequence is MRILVSGAGVAGPVLAYWLARQGWSVTVVERAPSPRRTGGHAVDLFRPAMDISEQMGVLPRIEQRATGTSRLSLYREGVPRPVRVDLTKVFGAASARHAEVMRDDLSEIYHDATRDDVEYIFGDSITAIAPDGPVSFERTASRRFDLVVGADGLHSTVRRLVFGDESRFATFTGAHLGVLSLPNTAGLDGELVIHSGVGRTAGMYGARHLDDARVLFLFRGEQQLDYDHRDVDRQKELLRTAFRGFDAEVADWVAELDRTPAFYFDSITQLRMDTWSRGRVTLVGDAAYCPGPAVGGSTTLAVVGAYVLAGELVRAGGDHEIAFPAYERAMAEHVRGSHAAALSAAKTLIPTSRLGVTGLAQGARLVSALPTWAGRALLRLTTGSARLYNSMTVEDYSRAGR
- a CDS encoding TetR/AcrR family transcriptional regulator translates to MPRPSDTKQRIQDVARELFARQGVQRTSLQEIADRLGITKPALYYHFSSREELVRSIVAPMIDDEEAFLTEQEARPEVDPRALLAGYFDFHYRHRAEVLLMLSELTTLADLGLIDLVMAWRRRLAALLYGPEPTLAQATRAAFAFGGIQDCTIQFPDTPAADLRRATLDAAYAALGLEP
- a CDS encoding daunorubicin resistance protein DrrA family ABC transporter ATP-binding protein; translation: MSNSAIAVSGLRKKYGDKVVLDGIDLEVGAGTVFSLLGPNGAGKTTTVNVLSTLTKADGGSVRVAGHDVATEAKAVRAAIGVTGQFAAVDELLTGQENLQLMVDLHGRSGRDGKRIVAELLARFDLAEAAKKSAATYSGGMRRKLDLAMTLVGDPRIIFLDEPTTGLDPRSRRTMWSIVRDLVADGVTIFLTTQYLEEADQLADHIAVLDQGRLVATGTPGELKRRIPGTHVRLRFADIAELDAAARVLPDGTRDDEALTLRVPGDGGTKSLRALLDRLGEYSLDAAEFSVHTPDLDDVFLALTGHATPAEPGSTTEVSAK
- a CDS encoding ABC transporter permease — translated: MNSHSVMLRRNFRHIARNPTSVFNAVLMPIIIMLMFVYMFGDAFDVGEHYIDYATPGLMLLAVCYGLGATATAVNSDMTKGIINRFKVMDVSRGAVLSGHVIATVLTNLVAIAALTGVAFALGFRPSAGVADWFGVIGIVVLLGFAAGWLTVALGLAAKSPETAGLASVPLVMLPFFSSAIVPAAKMGPGLRQFAQYQPFTPIIETLRGLLAGHPSTGTALAAVAWCAGIAVVGYAWARSTFSKRA
- a CDS encoding BTAD domain-containing putative transcriptional regulator — encoded protein: MQIGLLGPFEIRGEDGVLADVPGARLRGLLIALALEPGRAVPRATLVDWIWGDNPPADAANALQRLVSRLRKVLPAGVIEGQADGYRLRVEPEDVDAVRFERLVARARDDEDSRRLPLLREALGLWRGAPLQDVGLQESAAFDAAITRLEGLRLAATEDRFDAEIALGHGAGLVTELTDLVAAHPVRERLVGALMRALVASGRDTEALRVYERTREILADELGVDPSAELAELHVALLRGELGRREEGRRTNLRAELTSYIGKESDIAAVRELSAEHRLTTLIGPGGSGKTRLAAETARTLLDDLPDGAWMVELAALAPDAGESGVAQATLAALGLRDALLGTAAEGGPVDRVVAAVRERAMVLVLDNCEHVIEAAAAFAHRVLGEGRRLRILATSREPLGITGEALWPVVPLTLPTADAGPAEIESAAAVRLLRDRAAAVRSDLATDAAGLATLARVCRALDGMPLAIELAAARLRSMSLDQLADRLDDRFRLLTGGSRTALPRHRTLRAVIDWSWELLGEAERAVLRRLAVFTGGASLEAAERVCAGDGVEAGEVLELLTALTEKSLVPAEGDRAPRYRMLGTIREYAAQRLSEAGETDRTRRAHLAYFTELVETADPHLRRAEQLDWLAVLAADHDNIAVAMRGALAAGVAAEAMRLAAAAGWYWWLGGHKAEGNESVLAAAALPGEVPDEIRAVVYAHAVQFVTSGPQSDQFDAAEWIRRGYEASLRVSSRHPLLSFAAPLERMLHGPDEILPAWEALLSDPDPWVRALARLQFGKLRIQLGRGDAAADTALATALTEFRAVGERWGISFARTELANRIAMRGDFTGACEHYEQAIAIVREIGAVEDVVPMRSRQAQLYWLAGDSAASAAALADARRCAADVSWPNVLAELALAEAELARWRGDADRAYRQLDIAAALLGDEAGQPIGRATSHDLLGYLTGDLDAARAHRAAALAAATEAGHAPLIAKVLVGIADLALRAEQDEQAVRLLGASAAVLGLPDRSLPDVARIEQTARHRLGDLRFTEAMRAGAQASGPELAAVTLAC